The Nitrospira sp. genome window below encodes:
- the pyrR gene encoding bifunctional pyr operon transcriptional regulator/uracil phosphoribosyltransferase PyrR — translation MTSPTNQPPERKDEKVIMDAGDISRAMVRIAHEILERNKGVKDLTLVGIRTGGVHLAHRLVKRIQSIEGVQVPIGELDITLYRDDLALRKDQPILRKTSVPFDMTNKVVVLVDDVLFTGRTIRAALDGLMDLGRPEEIQLAVLVDRGHRQLPIKANYIGKNLPTSRDEQIRVLLEESGEDDRVVILKG, via the coding sequence ATGACTTCTCCAACGAACCAACCGCCCGAGCGGAAAGATGAAAAGGTGATCATGGATGCGGGAGATATCTCCCGTGCCATGGTGCGCATCGCGCACGAAATATTGGAGCGAAACAAGGGTGTGAAGGATCTGACGTTGGTCGGCATACGGACGGGAGGCGTGCATCTGGCGCATCGGCTCGTCAAACGGATCCAAAGTATCGAGGGTGTGCAAGTGCCGATCGGTGAACTGGATATCACACTCTATCGGGATGATCTGGCATTACGGAAAGATCAACCGATCCTGAGGAAAACCTCCGTCCCGTTCGATATGACGAATAAAGTGGTCGTGCTCGTAGACGATGTGTTGTTCACCGGCAGAACGATTCGAGCAGCTCTGGACGGCCTCATGGACCTGGGACGACCAGAAGAAATTCAACTCGCGGTGCTGGTCGATCGCGGACATCGTCAGCTGCCGATCAAGGCCAATTATATTGGCAAAAATCTACCGACCTCTCGGGACGAGCAGATTCGGGTGCTCTTGGAAGAGAGTGGGGAGGATGATCGGGTGGTCATCTTAAAGGGGTGA
- a CDS encoding aspartate carbamoyltransferase catalytic subunit produces the protein MSLKRKDLLSLASLSADEITLILETADSFKEVTGREIKKVPALRGKTVVNLFFEPSTRTRTSFELAAKRLSADVINFAPSSSSVVKGETLLDTARNIEAMQADIIVLRHSSAGAAETLAQGVKSSVINAGDGWHEHPTQALLDLYTIRQRGMNFQGLRVAIIGDVSHSRVARSNIYALIKLGAEVRLVGPPTMMPCGVEKLGPKVYHHMDEGLRDVNVIMMLRLQLERQGRALFPTIREYSRLYGLTAERVRLADAGVIVMHPGPINRGVEIAPDVADSLSSVILDQVANGVAVRMGVLYLMSGANS, from the coding sequence ATGAGCCTCAAGCGCAAAGATCTGTTGAGTCTTGCTTCTTTGTCTGCGGATGAAATCACGCTCATCCTGGAAACAGCCGATTCGTTCAAGGAGGTGACAGGGCGAGAAATTAAGAAGGTTCCGGCGCTGCGAGGCAAGACGGTCGTGAATCTGTTCTTTGAGCCGAGCACGAGAACCCGCACCTCCTTTGAGTTGGCGGCCAAGCGACTGAGTGCAGACGTGATCAACTTTGCACCCTCCTCCAGCAGCGTCGTGAAGGGGGAGACGCTGCTTGATACGGCTCGGAACATCGAAGCCATGCAAGCCGATATCATTGTGTTGCGGCACTCATCCGCCGGTGCGGCTGAAACACTCGCTCAGGGGGTCAAGTCATCTGTCATCAATGCCGGCGATGGATGGCACGAGCATCCGACCCAGGCCCTGCTCGACCTGTATACCATTCGGCAACGAGGGATGAATTTCCAGGGACTGCGCGTGGCGATCATCGGCGATGTGTCGCATAGCCGCGTCGCTCGTTCGAATATTTACGCGCTCATCAAGCTTGGTGCTGAGGTGCGCTTGGTCGGGCCACCGACGATGATGCCGTGCGGTGTGGAGAAGCTCGGACCAAAGGTGTATCACCACATGGACGAAGGCCTGCGCGATGTGAACGTCATCATGATGCTTCGGCTGCAACTGGAACGTCAAGGACGTGCGCTGTTCCCGACCATTCGTGAATATTCACGGCTGTATGGATTGACGGCGGAGCGGGTGCGGCTTGCGGATGCCGGTGTGATCGTGATGCATCCAGGGCCGATCAATCGAGGAGTCGAAATCGCGCCGGATGTGGCCGATAGCCTATCCTCAGTGATTCTCGACCAAGTTGCGAATGGGGTCGCCGTGCGGATGGGTGTGCTATATCTGATGTCCGGAGCCAACTCGTAG
- a CDS encoding alpha/beta hydrolase, which produces MNSPRTSRFQILLPGLFLASSACTQAAFVAANLPTHFDTTVVVKAQVYGFDPAQKLDLYIPADHTKKPFEVVVFFYGGRWTHGAREDYRFIGSTFADRGFLVVIPDYRKYPRVRFPEFVKDAAKALTWVHDHIAESHGNPARIHVVGHSAGAHIGALVTADPHYLAEEGKDRSIVIHDFAGLAGPYAFTPDEADLEDMFGPPQNYPNMQVTTFIDGTQPSMLLLYGDRDTVVKYTNIEKLEQRIKQRGGCVRSRIYSRVDHTDLIGALSWLNPRRVPVTDDITKFFESCG; this is translated from the coding sequence ATGAATAGCCCGAGAACCTCGCGTTTCCAGATCTTGCTCCCCGGCCTATTTCTGGCTTCGTCTGCCTGCACACAAGCGGCCTTCGTAGCCGCCAATCTTCCCACGCACTTCGACACAACGGTCGTCGTGAAGGCTCAGGTGTATGGGTTCGATCCTGCACAGAAACTCGATCTATACATTCCAGCTGATCATACGAAGAAACCGTTTGAGGTGGTGGTCTTTTTTTACGGTGGGCGTTGGACACATGGCGCCAGGGAAGACTATCGGTTTATTGGATCAACCTTCGCGGACCGAGGTTTTCTGGTTGTTATTCCCGACTACAGAAAGTATCCCCGAGTGCGGTTCCCGGAGTTCGTGAAAGACGCCGCCAAAGCGCTCACCTGGGTCCATGATCACATTGCCGAGTCACACGGTAATCCCGCGCGCATCCATGTGGTGGGCCATTCAGCCGGAGCGCATATCGGCGCATTGGTGACCGCCGATCCTCACTATCTGGCTGAAGAGGGGAAAGACCGGTCGATCGTCATTCATGACTTCGCCGGACTCGCCGGCCCCTATGCCTTTACTCCAGACGAGGCGGATCTGGAGGACATGTTCGGCCCGCCACAGAATTATCCGAACATGCAGGTCACGACGTTCATCGACGGCACACAGCCGTCCATGCTGCTGCTCTACGGTGACAGGGATACTGTGGTGAAATACACCAATATCGAGAAGCTGGAGCAACGCATCAAGCAACGGGGAGGTTGCGTACGGTCACGCATTTACTCCCGTGTCGATCACACAGACCTTATCGGAGCACTGTCGTGGCTCAATCCACGACGCGTGCCTGTCACTGACGATATTACGAAATTCTTCGAGTCATGTGGTTAG